The genomic region TTACGCTTTGTCCTTTACACGTTAACCCGTATCGACGGACCGCCTTACACGTTAAACTTTAAACGAAAATGACCAATCAACCACATAACGACCTGAAATCCCGTCTGCTGTCCGATTTTCAAACGGCGGAGGAGCGGATGAATGGCGAGAGCAAGTCGGCCCTGCACCAGCTTCGTCGCGAGGCGCTTCAGGAATTCGACCGCATGGGTTTCCCGACTCTGAAACATGAGGAGTGGAAATACACCAACGTCAGCAGCCTTGTCCGGGAAGCGTTCGATTTCAACGCCCCCGCCGCCGTAACGGCCGAGGACCTCGAACCGCTGCAGATCAACCACCTCGAAGGCAATATTCTGTTTTTTGTTAACGGCCGGTTCCAGCCGCAGCTGTCGACAATCGTCAGCCCGGCCAGCCAACTGAGCATTATCCCGTTTGCCGAAGCGGTGAAAACGATGCCGGACCTGATCGAGTCGTACTTTGCCAAGTACGCCGACTACCGCGACAACGCCTTCACGGCCCTGAATACGGCCTTTGCCAACGACGGCGTGGTGATTCACGTTCCGGCGGGCAAGACGGTCGAGCAGCCGGTTGTGCTCCGCTTCATCTCCGACGCCCGTACGGCCAACGTCGCTTCGCAGCCGCGCAACCTGTTTATCGCCGGAAAAAATTCGGAGGTGAAAGTCGCCGAATCGTTCCGGACGATGGGCGACGGGGCCAGCTTTGTAAACGTCGTGACGGAGATCGTGCTGGACGAAGACGCCCGCCTGGATTATTACAAAATTCAGAACGAGTCGGACCGCGCGTACCATATCGGCACCACCCAGGTACACCAGAAAGACCGCAGCCATTTCTATTCGGCCACGGTGACGCTGGACGGCGGTTTCATCCGCAACAACCTCAACATTGCCCTCGACGGTCAGCACTGCGAAGCCTTCATGTACGGCATGTATTTCCCCAACGGCCGCCAGCATGTCGACAACCACACGCTGGTGGACCACCGCATGCCGAACTCCTACAGCAGCGAGCTTTACAAAGGCATTCTGGAAGACAAGGCCACGGGCGTATTCAACGGCAAGATTTTCGTGCGCCCCGACGCACAGAAGACCAACGCCTACCAGTCCTGCAAAAACGTGGTGCTCTCGGCCGACGCTCAGATGAACACCAAGCCCCAGCTGGAAATCTACGCCGACGACGTGAAATGCTCGCACGGCACCACGACCGGCAAACTGGACGAAGAAGCCCTTTTCTACCTCCGTTCGCGCGGTATTCCCAGAGACGAAGCCATGGCCCTGCTGATGTTCGCCTTTGCCGAAGACGTGATCCAGAACATCCGCATCGACGCCCTGCGCGAACACCTCGAAAAGCGGATTCAGGACAAACTTTCCCGATAGAAGGTGAAATTAAAAGTTAAAAATTAAAAGTTAAAAGTAGGTCTCCTGTTGCCTGGATCAGTGCGTAGCAGAACCTACTTTTAACTTTTAATTTTTAACTTTTAACTGAATCAGTTTCTCTCTATGCGTGTTATCTTTCCGTAGCAATACCAATCTCTATGCAGG from Tellurirhabdus rosea harbors:
- the sufD gene encoding Fe-S cluster assembly protein SufD; this encodes MTNQPHNDLKSRLLSDFQTAEERMNGESKSALHQLRREALQEFDRMGFPTLKHEEWKYTNVSSLVREAFDFNAPAAVTAEDLEPLQINHLEGNILFFVNGRFQPQLSTIVSPASQLSIIPFAEAVKTMPDLIESYFAKYADYRDNAFTALNTAFANDGVVIHVPAGKTVEQPVVLRFISDARTANVASQPRNLFIAGKNSEVKVAESFRTMGDGASFVNVVTEIVLDEDARLDYYKIQNESDRAYHIGTTQVHQKDRSHFYSATVTLDGGFIRNNLNIALDGQHCEAFMYGMYFPNGRQHVDNHTLVDHRMPNSYSSELYKGILEDKATGVFNGKIFVRPDAQKTNAYQSCKNVVLSADAQMNTKPQLEIYADDVKCSHGTTTGKLDEEALFYLRSRGIPRDEAMALLMFAFAEDVIQNIRIDALREHLEKRIQDKLSR